The genomic DNA TATTTGAGAGGAAATATTTGTGTTGTATTTCCTAGCTGAGCTACAAACGAGCCTCTTAATCATTATTGCTCAGCGACAAGCTTCTGGTTACGCCGATCCTCCCATGGGAACATTGCTCTTGTTTAGGTAGGGATTGCATGACATTTCCCACTGGGCGCAAATCATATCCAGctattaaaaataaattaattgaATGGTTGCCATGCTAATTGTGCATAGCCGGTGAATGAAATCAAGCCACGAATTGACAACATGGACATGGAAATAAACGTTGATTCCTGCACAGAATCTGGTGTTAATATGGCGTAGCATCCCCTTTTTCTAATCTGATCTGATTGATTGAATCCTAATCCTAAGGTCAAAAATTATCACGTGCCAAATTGAAGTTCACCTTCTAATATATATTGGACCCATGCAATTAGGAAACTTAATGGCCGGCCATTCTGCTATCCTTATGAGACACATCGATGTAGGCAGATGTATTGTCACGTTCACCTTCTAATAGTGCGCTATTCAATTAGGAAACATATTAGCCGGCCATTTAGCTATCCTTATGAGACCCACGGATGTCGGTGACCCACTGGACGTTTCTTCATCTTTAACCAAAGGTCATATATACACAAAACACTGTTTGAAAGAAATATAGGATAAGATGGTTTCATCAGCCTTTTTCATGATTCTGGATGATGCTCTTTCGATGGCGCATGGTTCCGAGGTCGACTTGCTAGCGGTTGTGGCTTTCGTTGGCCCGATGAACCCCAGCTGCTCATTTGATCCATAGGGAGATCTGCGTGAAGGACTTTTTTCATTGCAATTAATTAGCAATCAAATTATGCATTTTATGCCAAAAATAATGGATCTTTTTTTTTAGTTGCATTGGATTCGTCCGTATTGTCAGGATCGGTGGAAAATTCCTTGATGCCGAACTCAACAACTACTTTATGATGGTCACAAGAGTTTGTGTAAATTATGATAGAGGTGCGTTAACAAATTGAAAAATTAATCACATTCAGTTGGTGTTATGTAAATTTCTAATTCATGTCTGCCGGAGAATTTCAGCTTGCTTTCACGTCTATCACCTTGATTGAAAACGGCACATACCCATGGATATCAAACCTTGAAGGTGCTTTGGAATTTTTTATGCTCCACATGATGCATGTTATTTGCGCACTGTCACTGTGCTTAGAACTGGGCTGCGTACGGATGTTATGGCGCACGATAGCATTAAAGCTGCCGTTGCCGCACGTGCCGAGGAGATCAAGAAATTAGAAGCACAGTCAAGGAAATTATGCGTTCCACGTTCCCTTACTGATTTATACGAGTACATGATCAATGGCAATCGGTTAATGACGACCATGAAAATAAATGCATTTGTGGAGTGGATCTTGCGTAGTATTGATGAAGTATTAGATTGAGAAGCAGTTTTAGTTTCTTcggaaaaaaagagaagcagTTTTAGTTTAAATGTAATAATTTGGATCTTCTGCCCACTTTATAAACAAAAAAGCTTCCTTCATTGCTCAACTAAATTTCTTgatcaacattttcaaaattaCATAAAGCAAGGGAGAAACTAGATTGTGATTAGTTAGATCTAATTTTATAGAAAGAACTATCACTCCCAAAATCGTGGAGCCatgttttgaaataaaaaaattaaataaagtaAGGGACAAATGAGATTGCGATTGGAAGAATTATCAAATTACATTCCATGCATGGTGTCACGTGGCGTAACACATAAGGACATAACAACTACATGGTGCCAAATTTGGAAATATAAAACTTAAATTTAGGGACAAACGAGATTGTGATTGGTTAGATAATAATTTTAGTTAAAGAATCAACAGAAAGACTCTAAAAAATGTTTCATTTTGCaatatatgcatctagacacaAGCACAATTGTTCCCTTTTATTTGATCAATTGTACATAGGGCTAGACGCCAAGTCAGAATCTCACGAGTTGGCTCAGCTTATTCATATTTTGGTTCAGTTTGGCTTGGCTTGGTGGATTTTTAAACGAGCCGAGCAGCTATTTTTACTTATTTTGTTAACAACCCGAGCTACTCGTGAGCCAACTGAGCTAGAAGGCTAAAGGTTTAACATAGGGCCGAGATGTGAATGAGAAGAGTCTACACTACACCGTGATTAGTGTAGAAGCCATTACCTTATAGTAAAATATTTGTACGACTACATGTTGAAAAAAAGGTGAAGCAGTATATGGTCAAGGTTCGTATGAGTCCGTTAGTTGATAAAGATAAATTGTTAATGTATTAGCATTAAACAAGTATTTCAATCAATATGCATGTCTTTTATTGCTTACTCGGATTCCTATAATAATTATttatcttattttatttattaaatTTATTTGTCATGTTTTAATTATACACGTGGCCGTGGCACGTGCACATCCACTAGTATAATTTAAACTAAACTATGAGCTCAGACTATATCCTTTGCTCCTTACCAGCTAACGCTCATACAGTTGTTCGATTTCTCTTCTTCTGAACAATACCCTTCAGTACTGATGAGTGGTAAAGAAAGTCGACTTCCTATTCAGTTATGAAACTATGAGATCTGATCCCGTACTTGACCCGTACTTCCGCTCATTAAGTAAAACCTCTTTTTTGACTGCTTAACTATTTTCAATCCTAGCTAAATATCCCAGGACTCTTTCTAATTTGATTAAATACTTCTATGTTGTATGATAATAGAAAGTCAAGATCTCACTCGCTTTTTCTGCTTTGTATTCGGCTGTTGCCTTTTTCCATGCCCATGAGCAGCTCATATATACATGTGAACGGCCATCTAGAAGATGCTACAGTAGATAATGACGAGGTGAAATTCTACActcaggtcaggtcaggtcaggtcatAAAACTAAGGAGCATGTTAAGTTAATATGAAGATTAGTTCCCACAGCGCTGAACCTCTGCTTCAAGTTGCGGAGTCGCTGAGAGTATGATATCCGCATAAGGCTGCTCTTGGTTAACTTGTACGAGCTCACGGCTCTTCAGAATCTGCAGAAGAAAAACATGTATAAGAATACGAGGATTTCACTGTTTACTAATAAGCTGCAAGGTACAGATAACGTTTGGTGAGCAGGGTGGAATTACGATGGATTGAGATGCCCAAGATTCACAGCTTGATGTATATATACTAATCACTTTAGTAAAGAAATACACTATGAATTTGGccgcaaggaaggaaaggaTAGCTCATGATTGGAACGGAAATGTGAGGGAAACTTGAGCTATCATTTCCCAATAGCAATATAAAAGCAAATCAATCCTTGAACAAAGAAACATGATGCCACGCAGATTATCATCCAAGCAGGAAGCTACAGAAACCATACCAGAGTTTCATAGAACAAAGTTGCTGCAGTTCTCCTCTTTGCCCCTTCAAGGACTTGATTAAGACTTAAAGTATTAGTTCCCTCCTTACTCTTCTGATCCAGGAATAGCTTATGGAGGCAATTTGCTATTTTCCTAAATGAGTAAATTTAGATAAGCAACAGATTAAAAGGCTAGAGCCAGGAAGGAAATAATAATAATTTATAAGCAACAGAACAAGATCATTAGATACCTAGTTCGAGTTGAATTCAGCAAACCTGCAAAACAACAGTGTGCATATAAAAAAGCCTGACAAAGTACAAAAACATCTATAGAACAGCATAAGCTATAACAGTTTATAAACATTACCTTCATCTCTGGTAGGCTCTTCATTAGGAATATCCTGCATGTGAATGTCATTTCAAATACAACTGTTTTCATCATAAATCATAGAAAGTCCTATCATGTGAGTTTGATGCATGCAATAACTTACCTCATCTATATTATCTAGAGCAGCATTCAGTGCTTCATTGTGCAACGAAATTTGGTTTTCTGATTCATGCAGTCCCTTCTTCGGTAGTATTTCTGAACTAGGTTCATCTCCTTCAACTCGAGGGCCCTTCTCTTTGGCTGTATCTTCATTGCATTCACAAACTCCATCTTGAACAGGCCCATTTTCTGTGTGACAGCCAACAGAAGCCTCAAAATCTGTTCCCTCATCCAGCTTTCTCTTTCTTGATGCATCTAGAATGCTTTCTCGTTCTGTACTTCCAGTATCCTTGCAAGAATGGACAGATTCAGTGTGTTCGTAGGAAAGGCGCCTCCTTGCTTTAACTGATCCCTCCCATAAACTTTCAGGTGCCTCTGGTGCAGCAACGCATGCAAGGGGGGTTGAAGTCTTATCTGTCAAAATAAAAGGGCACACTGAGTTAACATTGAAGTTCACATCAACAATTGCGCCTACTAATGCCTGAATACGTGACCTACATGGAATCAGTGGATCCATGAACGTATATGGTAGGGAACCAACTTTTGCCACCTTCCAAGTATCAAGATGAGTATGAGGCGCCTTCCTTCTTTGCTGCACTAGATCACTTGCATCCTCTATTGCTGCTCTCATTATcctaaaacaaataaaaatgaattACAAAAATATTACATGTTACAGTTCGATGAAAGCATGGAATGACCCATAATATTCTGAGAATCACTTCCAAGGAAATGCAGCCTACCATCTCACTAGTCCCAACAAAGAGGAAATGAAGAATATAGAAAAGAGATAAGTGATAACAATAAAACTTCACTGTGAAAACTTCTATGCTTGTTTGACTAGGTTACGTTTCTTGAATCGCTTCATTTGGTTTATAATTGTAGCAGCTAAAGAAGTCCATTCAACTAAGGTCAACAAGCCCTAGTGAGGTTATATAGTTAAACCCCAATAAATAACCCAGATTTTGGGATTTTCAGTTAGCAAGACATGAGATTAGCTGAGATCATTTTTCCATGTTGATTTTTAGTTCTCAAGCGAAAATGTTCTCTGTTTCAAATGATTGCATTAGATGTGTTCCCTGTTAAAGAAGACAGAGAGCTGCTCTATTACGCAAATCCAACCAAAAAACTTCTACGAGATAAATCATATATACCTTGTCTTAAATATCCATATGAAACACAAATGAGAACCTAGATTTATCAGCTTAAGCCAAAACACGCCTCCAAACCAGCATGTACGGGTAATGCAACTTGTGAAAGAGTCTGAGCTAGAAGTTGTTCTTACATATTCGGTAGTACGGTACCCTCATCACACAATGGCCAAGTTAACCTTCTCCTAACCCTCCGCCTGCCTTCTCGTTCTGTCGGTATGTAATCCTCCTTATTGTACAACACCCTCCTTTTTCTAGTAGCCTGGCTCTTCTCAGTTTTAGCTGGTGTCCTAACCCTAAATCTAGAAGACGATGATGGCCCTGGAACAGAAGCGGGTGAAGCTCACAATGTGTATGATTAATACCATAAGTAGAATAGATAATTTTGTCACAAAACTAGACCTGGGACGCCCTCTGGCAAGGGCTCTGGAGTAGAAGGTGATAGCTCATTCTCTGCCCCTGTTTCACAGCTTAAGACAGGAGCTTCAGGTGACTCATGTTCTCCAGCGTCATGCTCTGGAAATTCTGCTGAAGGTGGAGGAATTGTGTTCGATTTTTCTAGCAGTGAATTATTCCCTGATGCTTCAATTGATGGGTTATTTTCACTAAGACTCCCACAGGTCATGTTCTCAATATTCTctgagttttgcccttcttgactTCTGTTTCAAAGCAAAGCCTATTCTGATCAACATCTATCAACAGTATGGCCCAAAAATCTGGAAGATTTGCTGTAACAAAAGAAAATTTATGGGTAAAAAAGTAGCTTTTACTCACTCTTGCGGAGGGATAGGAGCCATAGAGCAGGCGGAACCCCCATTAGTCTCATCCATGTTCACATCTCTTATAGAATTATCCCTAGTTTTGCTTTTGTCTGAAGGGTCAGTTGCTTCAGACACCATATCCATCATATCAGGCGGAAGAACACTGTTCCAAAATCATTTTAGGAACCAACAAAAGAAGAAATGCGCTCTTATGCTGTGAGGACAGACAGGCAACAGAGAACTATACTTACTCCTTCACTGGTGTGAACCAAGCAGAATCAGCATTCTGGTTTTCTCTTTCAGGTTTATCCCCTTTGGTACTCAAGTCCAGAATATTGTTTGCTTCACTAATGGCAAGCATCACTTCATGTGGGACAGCACTGCATTACAAGGAAGCTCAGAAATCCAAAGGACATTCTTTTACTATCATTAGGAAGAAGCTCAAGTTCTTACATGTATTCCGGCATAAAACATGTAGAATCAACATCGTATGAACATGACGCCCTCTGATAAGACTGTGCCATTGAATAAACTTTAAGCTTCAGTTATCCAAAGAAACAGgatgtaaaaaaaatgaagccAGAAAAATTGAATCATAATATTGGAAAAGCAAAGAGTAGCACGTCTAAGAAGCAATTGTGAGTGTAATCGTTTTACAAAATAGTCCACGAAAGAGCTGAAACTAACTTATAGTTGCATATATCAAAAACTAACACCACATGAGACAACAGCAGGCTAGAGCGCTGCACAGGTCACAGGTGGAGGCACCTAGAGCAGTGTCAATTTGTTGAACAGACCAAACCCCATCAGTCAGAGGCGGATTTAGGGGAGGGCAGTGGGGGCTCCAGCCCCACTACTCTTGTGCATCCAATGGAGCCCAAGGAGATGGGTACCTCATAAAAATAGGGGACACGATGGCGCTCATCCTCCAATAGAATATCTATACAAAAAAGGAAGCAGGAAATGTATAAAATGTTTCACAATAAGAAGGAAGCAGGGTACGTATTTGCAATTTTTCAATTGTATGCATGCTAGGTCCAAAATGCAAAGGTCTGGTGGAAGTATCTCAAGAAAACAAAATGGATGGAAAAGCAAAATAACAAAAGCGAAAGAAATGCTAATGGTATCAATACCTTGAGATGCTGACTGATGGTGATCCTCACCTTCATCATCTCTGCAAAGAAAGGTTAAAAGGATAGCTAAGCAAACCACGTTCCATGTAACAAACTAATGAGGCTAGTATATGACCAAGAATGCTTACGTATCTTCAGCAATCCCTAAATCGAAAGAGTCAAGCTCAAATCTTTTAGGTCTCGTGAAGGTTGGCAGATCATCTGGCAAACGTGCTTCCCGGATTACCACAGATGTCCGTACAATAACTTCTGTTTCTACCCTTAAAGAGAGGCCTTCACTTGATACTGGACTAGAGACTTCAGTTCTAACAGCATGAACAGGTTTCTTGACCCTGCTGGTGTTTTGATGGCCTGCCACTGACCTTCCAGCACGGACAGCTTTATTCGCTTGCTTCAAAGGTCCACGCGTCGACCCTCCAGTTAGCACACTAGGTTCCACACATAGCCTTAGTTGCAATGAGCGAATTTCCTCACAATCAAGGTACAGGTAGTACACTTTCTTGGAGTATATCCTAACAATTCCAAACAGAAGCTGTGCCAGTATTCTCTGGGAAATTCCATGTGGGCCCTGGACATCAGATAAAATCTTATCTGCCAACGGTGAAACGAAATGTGTCAGCATTATAAACCTGCTAGGAGAATTCCTGAACAAAATAGCTTGGTCTAGAAAAAGAAAGCTGCCCCCTTTCTTTAAACATCACCAGCAGCTATAAGAACACGTAGAGATCATCATCTAATCAAAGCTATAGGTTGGCGTGTGGTATGGAGAATTGGTTCACATGGTAAGTCTGGTTGGCGCACCCAATTCTCGGGATTATGCTCAAGTCATCAAGTGCCATCAATAAAACCCTTCCTGACCTAAAACCCCCAAACCTTCCGCTGGCGAAAACCATCTAAAAAAACCCACCCAAAACTGACATGACAAACAGAGTTACAAACGCCACACCACAGGAAAGGGCACCAAACACCCAAGGCCCAAATCACCCTCCCATGCCAGTTTTTAAACCTAAACCCCACCATAAACCCCTCCCTTATCCCCACTTCTCCCACTGCTGCAAACCAACATCACAATCGCAAATTACTAGATTAATTAGAGAGGCCCCCTGCTGCCCAGCCCATATCCCCACCAAAACTACTCTAAAAATCCAGTGAAAAGGGGGCAATTGCTCTCGCATTGCAGGAGTTGACATCGAGTCGTTACCAACGGAGGCGACGATGTCCGTGCGCGCGACCTGGTCCCGGttgagcgccgcctcgccgcagAACGCCGCTACCCACACCGTCCCGAGCGGGCCCTTCTTCGACAGCAGGTCCTTGGAGTAGAACATCTCCGCGGCCCCACCCTTCTCGCCGCTCGCTCGAagccccgagcgccgccgcctctgccgctACGGCCCCTGCCCCAATGCAAGCGCCCGCCACGGCCTGTCCAACGCCGCCGAGAGTGGAGGAAAACCAGCGCAGTCCGCGTGCGAGGCGTGGCCGGCCGAGCGGTTTTTGGTTGGTTTCGGGGGGAGTCTGACGAGAGCAGAGGAAGGGGGCAGTGACTGGCTtcaagggcaaggagggggagggggcgaaGTGAAACGGCTCGCGGGCGTGCGGAAGTGACGTTATTGCCCCTCGGTTTGAGACGTTGGGGATGAATTTTTGGAAACTTgttgagttttctttttctttttctttcttttttttcccttgcatATCTGTTTTGGATATGTGTTGTTGCCTTCTTTTATGAGCAACTCACATACTATAATAGAGCATGAATGGTAATGAGATTGGTGAGGCAAACAAAATCAAGCATGTAGGACCCGATACAATTGGCATTAATCACTCCATATATTTTTTGGAGGGTCAGATATGGTATTTAGCGAAGCGTCAAActggggccatgtttagttactcccaactcccaactttgacactatgcaaaaagaagattccccatcacatcaaacttgcggtacatgcatggagtactaaatgtagatgaaattaaaaactaattgcacagttttgttgtactttgcgagacgaatcttttgagcctaattagtcaatatttggacaataattcacaaatacaaacgaaacgctacagtgtgctacagtgctgtaacagtaatttggcacctcccaaattccccaactaaacacggcctggATAACCATTCATGTATCCAACTGACGTCATCATCAGCTCTAAATTGTTGGATCACTCCTATTGACACCTGTTAATAGATAGGGCGCGTGGGATTcttaggctaaagtttagcctttgTCACGTAGAATgtgactaaacatgagctaagtTCATGTTTGCTTCTTTAGTCCAAAGTTTAGttactgtcacatcgaatgtttagatactaattagtattaaatatatattaattataaaactaattgcacagatggagactaattcgcgagacgaatctattaagccagcctccatttgtgcaattagttttgtaattagtgtatgtttaatact from Setaria italica strain Yugu1 chromosome VII, Setaria_italica_v2.0, whole genome shotgun sequence includes the following:
- the LOC101756839 gene encoding sister chromatid cohesion 1 protein 2, which translates into the protein MFYSKDLLSKKGPLGTVWVAAFCGEAALNRDQVARTDIVASVDKILSDVQGPHGISQRILAQLLFGIVRIYSKKVYYLYLDCEEIRSLQLRLCVEPSVLTGGSTRGPLKQANKAVRAGRSVAGHQNTSRVKKPVHAVRTEVSSPVSSEGLSLRVETEVIVRTSVVIREARLPDDLPTFTRPKRFELDSFDLGIAEDTDDEGEDHHQSASQDILLEDERHRVPYFYESYQRASCSYDVDSTCFMPEYIAVPHEVMLAISEANNILDLSTKGDKPERENQNADSAWFTPVKDVLPPDMMDMVSEATDPSDKSKTRDNSIRDVNMDETNGGSACSMAPIPPQESQEGQNSENIENMTCGSLSENNPSIEASGNNSLLEKSNTIPPPSAEFPEHDAGEHESPEAPVLSCETGAENELSPSTPEPLPEGVPGPSSSSRFRVRTPAKTEKSQATRKRRVLYNKEDYIPTEREGRRRVRRRLTWPLCDEGTVLPNMIMRAAIEDASDLVQQRRKAPHTHLDTWKVAKVGSLPYTFMDPLIPYKTSTPLACVAAPEAPESLWEGSVKARRRLSYEHTESVHSCKDTGSTERESILDASRKRKLDEGTDFEASVGCHTENGPVQDGVCECNEDTAKEKGPRVEGDEPSSEILPKKGLHESENQISLHNEALNAALDNIDEDIPNEEPTRDEGLLNSTRTRKIANCLHKLFLDQKSKEGTNTLSLNQVLEGAKRRTAATLFYETLILKSRELVQVNQEQPYADIILSATPQLEAEVQRCGN